In one Leptotrichia trevisanii DSM 22070 genomic region, the following are encoded:
- a CDS encoding RepB family plasmid replication initiator protein has translation MNEIVKYKNDFNNQELRKFTAEELNLLMTILHKVRDNGTKILNFSFNELKKLIRLEKNMTIIMNVNKKIACIKLYFSDRRAYNPICTFSGICNKC, from the coding sequence TTGAATGAAATTGTAAAATATAAAAATGATTTTAATAATCAGGAACTTAGAAAATTTACAGCTGAAGAATTAAATTTATTAATGACAATTCTTCATAAAGTAAGGGATAATGGAACTAAAATTTTAAATTTTTCATTTAATGAGTTAAAAAAACTTATAAGACTTGAAAAAAATATGACAATAATAATGAATGTTAATAAAAAAATTGCTTGTATTAAATTATACTTTTCAGACAGAAGAGCTTATAATCCAATTTGCACTTTTTCAGGAATTTGTAATAAATGCTAA